A stretch of the Dechloromonas sp. TW-R-39-2 genome encodes the following:
- a CDS encoding NAD(P)(+) transhydrogenase (Re/Si-specific) subunit beta, with translation MNLPAYVQGAWFLGALLFILGLKGMSSPASARKGIVWAGYGMLIAIAGTFLIPGLKNIALMALALVIGSAAAWISGKRVKMTDMPQMVAIYNGMGGGAAAAIAAIEFARGETHSLVTIILAVIGALIGAVSFTGSCVAWAKLQGVLKKAYRLPAQNAVNVVLAGISVALGIAMVMLAPANPELIYGFFIVALVLGLIVTLPIGGADMPVVISLFNAFTGLAVGFEGYVLGNPALIIAGIVVGAAGTLLTQLMAKAMNRPISNILFTPMVASGGGEAIAGTMKEVGAIDAAAMMRYASKVIIVPGYGMAVAHAQHKVWEMTSILEEAGVEVKFAIHPVAGRMPGHMNVLLAEAGVPYDKIFDLEEINGEFGQADVALIIGANDVVNPSARTDKSSPIYGMPILNADQAQNVIVIKRGKGTGYSGVENALFYTDNCRMLYGDAQPMAGEIIQHLKTMG, from the coding sequence ATGAACTTGCCCGCCTACGTTCAAGGCGCCTGGTTTCTCGGCGCACTGCTCTTCATTCTCGGCCTCAAGGGTATGAGTTCCCCGGCCAGCGCCCGCAAGGGGATCGTCTGGGCCGGTTACGGCATGCTGATTGCGATTGCCGGTACATTCCTCATCCCCGGCCTGAAAAACATCGCCTTGATGGCATTGGCGCTGGTCATTGGCTCTGCTGCTGCCTGGATCTCGGGCAAGCGGGTCAAGATGACCGACATGCCGCAGATGGTTGCCATTTATAACGGCATGGGTGGCGGTGCCGCTGCCGCCATCGCGGCGATCGAATTCGCCCGCGGCGAAACACACAGCCTGGTCACGATCATCCTTGCCGTTATCGGCGCATTGATCGGCGCGGTGTCCTTTACCGGCTCCTGCGTTGCCTGGGCAAAACTACAAGGTGTGCTCAAGAAAGCTTACCGGCTGCCGGCACAAAATGCGGTCAACGTCGTTCTGGCCGGTATTTCCGTTGCGCTGGGCATCGCCATGGTCATGTTGGCGCCAGCCAATCCCGAGCTGATTTACGGCTTTTTCATCGTCGCACTGGTCCTTGGCTTGATCGTCACCCTGCCGATCGGCGGCGCCGACATGCCGGTCGTGATTTCCCTGTTCAACGCTTTTACCGGCCTGGCAGTCGGCTTTGAAGGCTACGTCCTGGGCAATCCGGCGCTGATCATCGCCGGCATCGTCGTCGGAGCGGCCGGAACGCTGCTCACCCAGCTGATGGCCAAGGCGATGAATCGTCCGATTTCCAACATCCTGTTCACCCCGATGGTGGCCAGCGGTGGCGGCGAAGCGATTGCCGGAACGATGAAGGAAGTCGGCGCGATCGATGCAGCCGCCATGATGCGCTACGCCAGCAAGGTCATCATCGTGCCGGGCTATGGCATGGCAGTCGCCCACGCCCAGCACAAGGTCTGGGAAATGACCTCGATCCTGGAAGAAGCCGGGGTCGAAGTGAAATTTGCCATCCATCCAGTCGCCGGCCGCATGCCGGGCCACATGAACGTACTGCTGGCCGAAGCCGGCGTGCCTTACGACAAGATTTTCGACCTTGAGGAAATCAACGGTGAATTTGGTCAGGCTGACGTTGCATTGATCATCGGCGCCAACGATGTGGTCAATCCGAGTGCGCGCACCGACAAATCAAGTCCAATTTACGGCATGCCGATCCTGAATGCCGACCAGGCCCAAAATGTCATCGTGATCAAGCGCGGCAAGGGTACCGGTTACTCCGGTGTCGAAAATGCCTTGTTTTATACCGACAACTGCCGGATGCTCTATGGCGATGCGCAGCCAATGGCTGGCGAAATCATCCAGCACCTCAAAACAATGGGCTAA
- the coaBC gene encoding bifunctional phosphopantothenoylcysteine decarboxylase/phosphopantothenate--cysteine ligase CoaBC, whose translation MELKGKSIVLGVTGGIAAYKAAELVRLLRKQGADVQVAMTEGATHFVTQTTFQALSGKPVFTDQWDARMPNAMAHIDLSRQADCILVAPASADFLARAVQGQADDLLATMVLARDCPLLVAPAMNRQMWENPATRRNVAQLSADGVSILGPDSGEQACGEVGAGRMMEPEEIVESMIAFFAAKVLAGKKVLLTAGPTFEAIDPVRGITNLSSGRMGYALARAARQAGAEVTLVSGPVGFAAPQGVDRINVRSALDMHRAVMAHAGTADIFIAVAAVADYRVANSAEHKLKKDSGGIPPIELIENPDILAEVAALPDGPFCVGFAAESRNLEEYAQTKRRKKKIPLIAGNLIQDGFGGDDNRLVLFDDAGVHPLAPAPKSVLARQLIQHIAHLTGNN comes from the coding sequence ATGGAATTAAAGGGAAAAAGTATCGTTCTCGGTGTGACGGGCGGGATTGCCGCCTACAAGGCAGCCGAACTGGTTCGTCTTTTACGTAAACAAGGTGCTGATGTTCAGGTGGCGATGACGGAGGGTGCGACGCATTTCGTGACCCAGACGACCTTCCAGGCGCTTTCCGGCAAACCGGTCTTTACGGATCAATGGGATGCGCGGATGCCGAATGCGATGGCGCATATTGATTTGTCGCGCCAGGCCGACTGCATTCTTGTCGCCCCGGCATCGGCCGATTTTCTGGCTCGTGCCGTGCAGGGGCAGGCCGACGACCTGCTGGCCACCATGGTGCTGGCCCGCGATTGCCCATTGCTGGTTGCGCCGGCGATGAATCGCCAGATGTGGGAAAACCCGGCAACCCGGCGCAATGTGGCCCAATTGTCGGCCGATGGGGTGAGCATTCTTGGTCCGGACAGTGGCGAACAGGCGTGTGGCGAGGTTGGTGCGGGCCGAATGATGGAGCCTGAAGAGATTGTCGAGTCGATGATTGCCTTCTTTGCTGCAAAGGTGCTGGCCGGGAAAAAGGTCCTGCTGACCGCCGGGCCGACTTTCGAAGCCATCGATCCTGTGCGCGGCATTACCAATCTGTCTTCCGGACGCATGGGATACGCACTTGCTCGTGCTGCACGCCAGGCGGGGGCTGAAGTGACCTTGGTTTCGGGACCGGTTGGTTTTGCCGCTCCGCAGGGTGTCGACCGCATCAATGTGCGGAGTGCGCTCGATATGCATCGCGCCGTCATGGCGCATGCCGGCACGGCCGATATCTTTATTGCCGTGGCGGCGGTTGCTGATTATCGCGTCGCTAACTCGGCCGAGCACAAGCTCAAGAAGGATAGTGGCGGAATCCCGCCGATCGAGCTGATCGAGAATCCGGATATCCTGGCGGAAGTGGCGGCCTTGCCGGATGGCCCGTTCTGCGTTGGCTTCGCAGCGGAAAGTCGTAATCTGGAGGAGTACGCCCAGACCAAGCGGCGCAAGAAGAAGATTCCGCTGATTGCCGGCAATCTGATTCAGGATGGCTTTGGCGGTGACGACAATCGGCTGGTTTTGTTCGATGATGCCGGGGTTCATCCTCTGGCGCCGGCTCCCAAATCAGTGCTGGCCCGCCAGTTGATCCAACACATTGCTCATTTGACAGGAAATAACTGA
- a CDS encoding NAD(P) transhydrogenase subunit alpha: MDGLLALYIFMLAAFTGYEIIAKVPVILHTPLMSGSNFIHGVVVVGAMIALGSAETVVEQAIGFFAVALGAANAAGGYVVTERMLAMFKKKEGA, translated from the coding sequence ATGGACGGTTTGCTCGCTTTATATATTTTCATGCTCGCGGCTTTTACCGGCTACGAGATCATCGCCAAGGTACCGGTCATCCTGCACACGCCGTTGATGTCCGGCTCCAACTTCATTCACGGTGTCGTCGTGGTCGGGGCGATGATCGCGCTCGGCTCGGCTGAAACGGTTGTCGAACAAGCCATCGGCTTCTTCGCCGTCGCCCTCGGCGCAGCCAATGCGGCCGGTGGCTATGTGGTTACGGAACGCATGCTGGCCATGTTCAAGAAAAAGGAAGGTGCATGA
- a CDS encoding methyl-accepting chemotaxis protein: MKRIDDLLIWIATALCLAIWGWSQTGGGVSPHLFLLVAATLAGAVLLSFGERKRWKTKQQRYIAELDKVMSEYHTLSSDAMAHAEMQFSSLEREMVDAQEIIRASVSKLSGSLTGLESQSSDQRQILRSLIDEMLQMTGSENSHIQEQAGLQRFFDETNALIGEFVRKMVQLRTTSLGIASSFEQMQNQVSLINTMLNDVAGITKQTDLLALNAAIEAARAGEAGRGFAVVADEVRNLAARTGDFNTDIRKALADILGSLHDVGTQITEASQMDMSIADKSQAMLRDLGNELMELTGKAREHSQHITEVTEQMHHLTQEGVMAMQFEDIVTQMMSRISQRTLNVGEYMHAFLSLHDDQNQTDGLQRFRTRSQRLVELLVNSHVKTDAIRSGGSSAAASGSSNDGDIELF; the protein is encoded by the coding sequence ATGAAACGAATCGACGACCTGCTGATCTGGATTGCAACAGCGCTCTGCCTGGCAATCTGGGGATGGTCACAAACCGGCGGCGGCGTTTCGCCCCATTTGTTTCTCCTCGTTGCGGCGACGCTGGCGGGCGCAGTCCTGCTTTCTTTCGGAGAGCGCAAGCGCTGGAAAACAAAACAGCAAAGATACATTGCCGAACTCGACAAGGTCATGTCCGAATATCACACGCTATCAAGCGATGCGATGGCCCATGCCGAGATGCAGTTCTCCTCGCTCGAAAGAGAAATGGTCGATGCGCAGGAAATTATCAGGGCCTCGGTCAGCAAACTTTCCGGCAGCCTGACCGGCCTGGAATCGCAATCATCCGACCAGCGCCAGATCCTGCGCTCACTGATCGACGAAATGCTGCAGATGACGGGCTCCGAAAATAGCCATATTCAGGAACAAGCCGGACTGCAGCGCTTCTTCGACGAAACCAACGCACTGATCGGCGAATTCGTCCGCAAGATGGTTCAACTCCGGACGACCAGCCTGGGCATTGCCAGCAGCTTCGAGCAAATGCAGAACCAGGTCTCGCTGATCAACACGATGCTCAACGATGTGGCCGGGATTACCAAACAGACCGACCTGCTCGCGCTCAATGCCGCCATCGAAGCAGCCCGCGCCGGAGAAGCCGGCCGCGGTTTTGCCGTCGTGGCCGATGAAGTCCGTAATCTCGCCGCCCGAACCGGCGACTTCAATACTGACATCCGCAAGGCATTGGCAGATATTCTCGGTTCGCTGCACGATGTAGGCACGCAGATTACCGAAGCCAGCCAGATGGACATGAGCATCGCCGACAAATCCCAAGCCATGTTGCGTGATCTCGGCAATGAATTGATGGAATTGACCGGCAAGGCTCGCGAACACTCCCAGCACATCACCGAAGTCACCGAACAAATGCATCACCTGACCCAGGAAGGGGTGATGGCCATGCAGTTCGAGGACATCGTCACCCAGATGATGTCCCGTATCAGCCAGCGCACTCTGAATGTCGGCGAGTACATGCACGCCTTCCTCAGCCTGCACGACGACCAAAACCAGACGGACGGATTGCAGCGTTTCCGTACGCGCAGCCAGCGCCTGGTTGAGTTGCTGGTCAACTCGCATGTCAAAACCGATGCCATTCGTTCGGGAGGCAGTTCTGCCGCAGCCTCCGGTAGCAGCAACGATGGCGATATCGAACTTTTCTAG
- a CDS encoding NAD(P) transhydrogenase subunit alpha, with protein sequence MPLTIAVARERAPGEHRVALVPETAKKFAALGASLRMEQSAGTDSHLLDPDYTDVSMVNGIAEAYGTAQLILRVTPPSTEEINAIPEGAVLIGLLKPFEDKARLAALNARKITAFALELLPRISRAQSMDALSSQGSCAGYQCGLIAAARCTKFFPMLTTAAGTIRPARVLVIGAGVAGLQAIATCKRLGAMVEAYDVRAAAKEQIESLGAKFVDTGVSADGAGGYARELTPEEKAAQAEKLAKAVAMSDVVITTAAIPGKKAPVIITVDMIKRMKYGAIIVDMAAESGGNCALTQPGEHVVANDVNIHGPLNLPSRMPTHASELYAKNLYNFLSPWIKDSSLQFDWSDEVVAGTLLCKDGATVHATVKQVMGDA encoded by the coding sequence ATGCCGTTAACCATTGCGGTTGCGCGGGAGCGCGCGCCCGGCGAACACCGGGTCGCCCTCGTTCCCGAAACCGCCAAAAAATTTGCCGCGCTCGGCGCCAGCCTGCGCATGGAGCAAAGCGCCGGTACCGACAGCCACCTGCTCGACCCCGACTACACCGATGTCAGCATGGTGAACGGCATTGCCGAAGCCTATGGCACGGCACAACTGATTTTGCGCGTTACGCCACCGTCGACCGAGGAAATCAACGCCATACCCGAAGGAGCGGTGCTGATTGGCCTGCTCAAGCCTTTCGAGGACAAGGCCCGGCTAGCTGCACTCAACGCCCGGAAAATCACCGCTTTCGCACTTGAACTCCTGCCACGCATTTCGCGCGCCCAGAGCATGGATGCGCTTTCCTCGCAAGGCTCCTGCGCCGGCTACCAGTGCGGACTGATTGCCGCCGCCCGGTGCACCAAGTTTTTCCCGATGCTGACCACCGCTGCCGGCACCATCCGCCCAGCCCGCGTACTCGTCATCGGCGCCGGGGTGGCCGGTTTACAGGCGATTGCCACCTGCAAGCGTCTTGGTGCCATGGTTGAAGCCTACGATGTCCGCGCTGCCGCCAAGGAGCAAATCGAGTCGCTCGGCGCCAAATTCGTGGACACCGGTGTCTCGGCCGATGGCGCTGGCGGTTACGCCCGGGAACTGACCCCGGAAGAAAAAGCGGCGCAGGCAGAAAAACTAGCCAAGGCCGTCGCCATGTCGGATGTCGTCATCACGACAGCCGCGATTCCCGGCAAGAAAGCGCCGGTGATTATCACGGTCGACATGATCAAACGCATGAAATACGGGGCGATCATTGTCGATATGGCCGCTGAATCGGGCGGCAATTGCGCACTGACCCAGCCGGGCGAACATGTCGTTGCCAATGATGTGAACATCCATGGCCCGCTCAATTTGCCGTCACGCATGCCGACGCATGCTTCCGAGCTGTACGCGAAGAATCTCTACAACTTCCTCTCGCCGTGGATCAAGGACAGCAGCCTCCAGTTCGACTGGAGCGACGAAGTCGTTGCCGGCACCTTGTTGTGCAAGGATGGCGCAACGGTGCATGCCACCGTGAAACAGGTCATGGGAGACGCATGA
- the dut gene encoding dUTP diphosphatase, whose product MHRIDVKILDDRLRDNPPQYATPGSAGLDLRACVDAPLEIVPGQTILVRTGMAIHLADPGLAAMILPRSGLGHKHGIVLGNLVGLIDSDYQGELMVSMWNRGSDAFTLNPLDRIAQLVVVPVLQVGFNIVDEFDASKRGEGGFGSTGKS is encoded by the coding sequence ATGCACCGTATCGATGTAAAAATTCTCGATGATCGTTTGCGCGACAACCCACCGCAATACGCCACGCCGGGTTCTGCCGGCCTCGACCTGCGAGCCTGCGTTGACGCACCGCTTGAAATTGTTCCGGGGCAAACGATCCTGGTGCGTACCGGGATGGCCATTCATCTGGCTGATCCAGGCTTGGCGGCAATGATTCTGCCGCGTTCGGGCTTGGGCCATAAACACGGTATCGTGTTGGGTAATCTGGTCGGTCTGATCGACAGCGATTACCAGGGGGAATTGATGGTTTCGATGTGGAATCGCGGCAGCGATGCATTCACGCTCAATCCGCTTGATCGTATCGCCCAGCTGGTGGTTGTCCCTGTCCTGCAGGTTGGCTTCAATATCGTCGATGAGTTCGATGCCAGCAAGCGCGGAGAGGGTGGCTTTGGCAGTACCGGCAAGTCCTGA
- the rpmB gene encoding 50S ribosomal protein L28, with the protein MARVCQVTGKAPMVGNKVSHANNRTKRRFLPNLQYRRFWVESENRFVRLRVSNAGLRMIDKNGIDSVLADLRARGEV; encoded by the coding sequence ATGGCGCGAGTCTGCCAAGTAACGGGAAAAGCCCCGATGGTTGGGAACAAGGTTTCCCACGCCAACAATAGAACGAAACGCCGCTTCCTGCCGAATCTGCAGTATCGTCGTTTCTGGGTCGAATCTGAAAACCGCTTCGTGCGCCTGCGTGTATCCAACGCCGGCCTGCGTATGATCGACAAGAACGGTATCGACTCCGTCCTCGCCGACCTGCGCGCACGCGGCGAAGTTTGA
- the rpmG gene encoding 50S ribosomal protein L33 has product MAKGGREKIKLESTAGTGHFYTTSKNKRTTPEKLEMMKYDPKARKHVAYKEVKLK; this is encoded by the coding sequence ATGGCTAAAGGCGGTCGCGAAAAGATCAAGCTTGAATCCACGGCAGGTACCGGTCACTTCTACACCACTTCCAAGAACAAGCGTACTACGCCTGAAAAACTGGAAATGATGAAGTATGACCCGAAGGCCCGCAAGCACGTTGCTTACAAGGAAGTGAAGCTGAAGTAA
- the aceK gene encoding bifunctional isocitrate dehydrogenase kinase/phosphatase encodes MKISVGLYGTNAHQIALALIQGFNKHYTLFRAASREAKTRFENADWLAVHTAVKERIRFYDDRVDECVERLHRDFDASQIDQPTWQQIKLLYIGLLLNHKQPELAETFFNSVTTKILHRHYFHNDFIFVRPTVSTENIEADGPPTYRSYYAREDGLRGTIRHIVADFDWLRPFADLERDVDHVYHATRRFLKGMPQREVNFQIQVLASAFYRNKAAYIIGKAINGPVEYPFAIAVLHDESGQLYLDTVLLDAWRIGLLFSLSRAYFMVDMEVPSGYVQFLRSILPNKPRSEIYIMLGLGKQGKTMFFRDFIYHLHHSEDKFIMAPGIRGLVMLVFTLPSYPYVFKLIKDVFGSSKNMDRATVKKKFMMVKQVDRVGRMADTLEFSNVMFPRDRFAQEVLNELETLAPDCYEIDGDQLIIKHLYIERRMEPLNIHLDRMERSNNIDGLEHAIKEYGSAIREMALANIFPGDMLWKNFGVTRYGRVVFYDYDEIEYMTDCNFRKIPPAPDYETEMSGEVWYPVARNDVFPEEFSTFLLASPVLRKIFRKHHADLLTPTFWQTAQQKIRQGHVEDFFPYPEEIRFRHGKPDAS; translated from the coding sequence ATGAAGATTTCGGTCGGCCTCTACGGCACGAATGCCCACCAGATCGCCTTGGCCTTGATTCAGGGCTTCAACAAGCATTACACGCTGTTTCGTGCCGCCAGCCGGGAAGCCAAAACCCGCTTTGAAAATGCGGACTGGCTGGCCGTCCACACAGCGGTCAAGGAGCGCATCCGGTTCTACGACGACCGCGTCGACGAATGTGTCGAGCGGCTGCACCGTGATTTCGATGCCAGCCAGATCGACCAGCCGACCTGGCAACAAATCAAATTGCTCTACATCGGGCTGCTGCTCAACCACAAACAGCCCGAGCTGGCCGAAACCTTCTTCAATTCGGTCACGACGAAGATTCTCCATCGCCATTACTTCCACAACGATTTCATTTTCGTTCGTCCAACCGTGTCGACCGAGAATATCGAAGCGGATGGCCCGCCGACCTACCGTAGCTATTACGCCAGGGAAGATGGCTTGCGCGGCACGATCCGCCACATCGTCGCAGACTTTGACTGGCTGCGTCCATTTGCCGATCTTGAGCGCGATGTCGACCACGTTTACCACGCGACTCGCCGCTTTTTGAAAGGCATGCCGCAGCGTGAGGTAAATTTCCAGATACAAGTGCTGGCCTCGGCCTTTTATCGCAACAAGGCGGCCTACATCATCGGCAAAGCCATCAACGGTCCAGTTGAATACCCGTTTGCGATTGCCGTCCTGCACGATGAAAGCGGACAACTCTATCTTGACACCGTGCTGCTCGATGCCTGGCGCATCGGCCTGCTGTTTTCGCTGTCGCGCGCCTATTTCATGGTCGACATGGAAGTTCCCTCGGGCTACGTCCAGTTTCTGCGCTCAATCCTGCCCAACAAGCCACGCTCCGAGATTTACATCATGCTCGGCCTCGGCAAGCAGGGAAAAACCATGTTTTTCCGCGACTTCATCTACCACCTGCATCACTCGGAAGACAAATTCATCATGGCCCCCGGCATCCGGGGCCTGGTCATGCTGGTTTTCACGCTGCCCTCCTACCCTTATGTGTTCAAGTTGATCAAGGATGTTTTCGGCAGCTCGAAAAACATGGACCGGGCAACGGTCAAAAAGAAATTCATGATGGTCAAGCAAGTCGACCGCGTCGGTCGGATGGCCGACACGCTGGAGTTTTCCAACGTGATGTTCCCACGCGACCGCTTCGCCCAGGAAGTACTCAACGAACTGGAAACCCTGGCGCCTGACTGCTACGAGATAGATGGCGACCAGCTGATCATCAAGCACCTCTATATCGAACGCCGCATGGAACCACTCAACATCCACCTCGACCGGATGGAGCGCAGCAACAACATCGACGGACTGGAGCATGCCATCAAGGAATACGGCAGTGCCATCCGTGAAATGGCGCTGGCCAACATTTTTCCCGGCGACATGCTATGGAAAAATTTTGGCGTGACACGCTACGGCCGCGTCGTGTTCTACGACTACGATGAAATCGAGTACATGACTGACTGTAATTTCCGGAAAATCCCGCCGGCACCGGACTATGAAACCGAAATGTCGGGCGAGGTCTGGTATCCGGTCGCCAGGAACGATGTCTTTCCGGAAGAGTTCAGCACCTTCCTGCTCGCCTCGCCGGTGCTGCGAAAAATTTTTCGCAAACATCATGCCGACCTCTTGACCCCGACTTTCTGGCAAACTGCACAACAAAAAATTCGCCAAGGGCATGTTGAAGACTTTTTCCCCTACCCTGAGGAAATTCGTTTTCGTCACGGCAAGCCCGATGCGAGCTAA
- the radC gene encoding DNA repair protein RadC produces MAITDWPAGERPRERLLSHGPEALSDAELLAIYLRVGVRGKSAVDLARDLLLRFDGNLNALAEATPAQLSSVSGIGIAKAVQLKASFELTRRALTQEMVKRDSFSSPGQVRDWLRLKLANRQHEVFMALWLDAQNRLLRADELFTGSLTQTSVYPREVVKTALAHNAAAVILAHNHPSGVAEPSRADELLTKNLKDALAMVDIKLLDHFIVAGNQAPISFAERGLI; encoded by the coding sequence ATGGCAATCACCGATTGGCCGGCCGGCGAACGCCCACGGGAGCGCCTGCTTTCACATGGCCCCGAAGCCCTGTCGGATGCGGAGTTGCTGGCTATCTATTTGCGGGTTGGCGTCCGCGGCAAAAGTGCCGTCGATCTGGCGCGTGATTTGCTGCTGCGTTTTGACGGCAATCTGAATGCACTGGCCGAAGCAACGCCTGCGCAACTATCCAGTGTCTCCGGCATCGGAATCGCCAAGGCCGTCCAACTCAAGGCAAGCTTTGAGTTGACCCGGCGGGCGCTCACGCAGGAAATGGTCAAACGCGACAGTTTCTCCTCTCCTGGACAGGTTCGCGACTGGTTGCGTCTGAAACTGGCCAACCGGCAACACGAGGTTTTCATGGCGCTCTGGCTCGATGCGCAAAATCGTCTACTAAGAGCCGACGAATTATTTACCGGCAGCCTGACGCAAACCAGCGTCTATCCACGTGAAGTGGTCAAGACTGCCCTCGCCCACAATGCGGCAGCCGTCATTCTGGCCCACAACCATCCATCGGGCGTCGCCGAGCCATCGAGAGCCGACGAATTACTCACCAAAAACCTCAAAGACGCCCTTGCCATGGTCGATATCAAACTTCTCGACCACTTCATCGTGGCCGGAAATCAGGCCCCGATTTCATTCGCCGAACGTGGACTTATCTAA